In Silene latifolia isolate original U9 population chromosome 3, ASM4854445v1, whole genome shotgun sequence, a single window of DNA contains:
- the LOC141648386 gene encoding F-box/FBD/LRR-repeat protein At1g13570-like isoform X3, which produces MRPNRFTFHSLAERLFCTGTKGDIAQMASSESLESVETYNDLISTMPVIVTDKILKLVPLTIAAKTSILSRTWRRNWLSCPYLAFDKAFWDGFSKVDDSVKWHKGSNIISNVLFHHNGRVDSFYLELMPKNADLLVAKNASLSQRLSLFSRTCPRKIVLFNCTGKWSNLVIMPSYIFHCNELVKLKLQCFVLNAPPFDFKGFPHLKLLELYSIKFNNGIDMLWSLIAKCPCLAFLWLEHCLGMDILDIDASSLKQLVIIGRFGSLRLKNVPRLTGVLLRSTKSEMSDTETAVASINSLASSCELQCLVIEGNLSKFLAAGGINKSLPVAFNHLNILRLTGVILADTDVFRFTVGMVQSCPFIEYLEISSPVLKDMRDWESNLENLNKSVSFIKDMLLDADTKPELSHGEQRWVDELNEVLYEADDLFDEVITIAKQKELNAPGAKFSKKVLDKVKWLFPSLLKQMMMI; this is translated from the exons ATGCGTCCGAACCGATTCACCTTCCACTCCCTTGCTGAACGACTGTTTTGTACAGGAACAAAGGGCGACATTG CTCAAATGGCTTCGTCTGAGTCTCTTGAAAGTGTTGAAACATACAACGATTTGATCAGTACCATGCCTGTGATTGTGACTGATAAAATCCTAAAACTAGTGCCGCTTACCATAGCGGCAAAGACCAGTATACTCTCAAGAACATGGAGGCGTAATTGGTTATCTTGTCCATATCTTGCGTTTGATAAAGCTTTTTGGGATGGGTTTTCCAAGGTTGATGATAGTGTTAAATGGCACAAGGGAAGTAACATAATCAGCAACGTACTCTTCCATCACAATGGACGTGTAGATAGTTTTTATCTTGAGCTCATGCCAAAAAATGCAGATCTACTAGTCGCTAAGAACGCGAGTCTAAGCCAGCGGCTTTCTTTATTCTCAAGAACCTGTCCGAGAAAGATTGTTCTGTTTAATTGCACTGGAAAATGGTCTAATCTTGTGATCATGCCTTCTTACATTTTCCACTGCAACGAATTGGTGAAGCTTAAACTTCAGTGCTTTGTTCTAAATGCTCCTCCATTTGACTTTAAGGGCTTTCCTCACCTAAAGCTCCTCGAGCTGTACTCCATAAAATTTAACAATGGCATTGACATGCTTTGGAGTTTGATTGCAAAGTGTCCTTGCCTCGCTTTTCTGTGGCTTGAGCATTGTCTTGGCATGGATATTCTTGATATTGACGCTTCGAGCCTTAAACAGTTGGTTATCATAGGTAGATTTGGCTCTCTTCGGCTCAAGAATGTCCCTCGTCTTACTGGGGTGTTACTACGTTCGACTAAATCGGAGATGAGTGACACTGAAACAGCAGTAGCCTCCATCAACAGTCTTGCTAGCTCGTGTGAACTGCAATGCCTTGTAATTGAAGGTAACTTATCAAAG TTTTTGGCTGCAGGTGGGATAAACAAATCACTTCCGGTAGCATTTAACCACCTGAATATACTACGTCTGACGGGCGTGATTTTAGCGGATACTGATGTATTTCGCTTCACTGTTGGCATGGTTCAAAGCTGCCCCTTCATCGAGTATCTTGAAATTTCA TCTCCTGTCCTCAAAGACATGAGGGACTGGGAATCCAATCTCGAAAACCTTAACAAATCCGTCTCCTTCATCAAGGACATGCTCCTCGATGCGGATACTAAACCCGAGCTCTCCCATGGAGAACAACGTTGGGTTGATGAGCTTAATGAAGTTCTTTACGAAGCAGATGATCTCTTTGACGAGGTCATCACTATCGCTAAGCAGAAGGAACTCAATGCTCCAGGTGCAAAGTTCTCCAAGAAGGTCTTAGATAAG GTCAAATGGCTTTTTCCGAGTCTGTTGAAACAAATGATGATGATTTGA
- the LOC141648386 gene encoding F-box/FBD/LRR-repeat protein At1g13570-like isoform X1 translates to MNFHSLQHIFLTTITLFNILFTLLSVRLNRFTFHSLAEGPFLKGTKGDIAQMASSESLESVETYNDLISTMPVIVTDKILKLVPLTIAAKTSILSRTWRRNWLSCPYLAFDKAFWDGFSKVDDSVKWHKGSNIISNVLFHHNGRVDSFYLELMPKNADLLVAKNASLSQRLSLFSRTCPRKIVLFNCTGKWSNLVIMPSYIFHCNELVKLKLQCFVLNAPPFDFKGFPHLKLLELYSIKFNNGIDMLWSLIAKCPCLAFLWLEHCLGMDILDIDASSLKQLVIIGRFGSLRLKNVPRLTGVLLRSTKSEMSDTETAVASINSLASSCELQCLVIEGNLSKFLAAGGINKSLPVAFNHLNILRLTGVILADTDVFRFTVGMVQSCPFIEYLEISSPVLKDMRDWESNLENLNKSVSFIKDMLLDADTKPELSHGEQRWVDELNEVLYEADDLFDEVITIAKQKELNAPGAKFSKKVLDKVKWLFPSLLKQMMMI, encoded by the exons ATGAATTTTCACTCTCTTCAACACATTTTTTTGACAACAATCACTCTCTTCAACATATTATTTACTCTTTTATCAGTGCGTCTGAACCGATTCACATTCCACTCCCTTGCTGAAGGACCGTTTCTTAAAGGAACAAAGGGCGACATTG CTCAAATGGCTTCGTCTGAGTCTCTTGAAAGTGTTGAAACATACAACGATTTGATCAGTACCATGCCTGTGATTGTGACTGATAAAATCCTAAAACTAGTGCCGCTTACCATAGCGGCAAAGACCAGTATACTCTCAAGAACATGGAGGCGTAATTGGTTATCTTGTCCATATCTTGCGTTTGATAAAGCTTTTTGGGATGGGTTTTCCAAGGTTGATGATAGTGTTAAATGGCACAAGGGAAGTAACATAATCAGCAACGTACTCTTCCATCACAATGGACGTGTAGATAGTTTTTATCTTGAGCTCATGCCAAAAAATGCAGATCTACTAGTCGCTAAGAACGCGAGTCTAAGCCAGCGGCTTTCTTTATTCTCAAGAACCTGTCCGAGAAAGATTGTTCTGTTTAATTGCACTGGAAAATGGTCTAATCTTGTGATCATGCCTTCTTACATTTTCCACTGCAACGAATTGGTGAAGCTTAAACTTCAGTGCTTTGTTCTAAATGCTCCTCCATTTGACTTTAAGGGCTTTCCTCACCTAAAGCTCCTCGAGCTGTACTCCATAAAATTTAACAATGGCATTGACATGCTTTGGAGTTTGATTGCAAAGTGTCCTTGCCTCGCTTTTCTGTGGCTTGAGCATTGTCTTGGCATGGATATTCTTGATATTGACGCTTCGAGCCTTAAACAGTTGGTTATCATAGGTAGATTTGGCTCTCTTCGGCTCAAGAATGTCCCTCGTCTTACTGGGGTGTTACTACGTTCGACTAAATCGGAGATGAGTGACACTGAAACAGCAGTAGCCTCCATCAACAGTCTTGCTAGCTCGTGTGAACTGCAATGCCTTGTAATTGAAGGTAACTTATCAAAG TTTTTGGCTGCAGGTGGGATAAACAAATCACTTCCGGTAGCATTTAACCACCTGAATATACTACGTCTGACGGGCGTGATTTTAGCGGATACTGATGTATTTCGCTTCACTGTTGGCATGGTTCAAAGCTGCCCCTTCATCGAGTATCTTGAAATTTCA TCTCCTGTCCTCAAAGACATGAGGGACTGGGAATCCAATCTCGAAAACCTTAACAAATCCGTCTCCTTCATCAAGGACATGCTCCTCGATGCGGATACTAAACCCGAGCTCTCCCATGGAGAACAACGTTGGGTTGATGAGCTTAATGAAGTTCTTTACGAAGCAGATGATCTCTTTGACGAGGTCATCACTATCGCTAAGCAGAAGGAACTCAATGCTCCAGGTGCAAAGTTCTCCAAGAAGGTCTTAGATAAG GTCAAATGGCTTTTTCCGAGTCTGTTGAAACAAATGATGATGATTTGA
- the LOC141648386 gene encoding F-box/FBD/LRR-repeat protein At1g13570-like isoform X4, whose product MRPNRFTFHSLAERLFCTGTKGDIAQIASSEPLESVETNNDLISTMPVIVTDKILKLVPLTITAKTSILSRTWRRNWLSCPYLVFDGAFWDGFSKLGDSGKWHKGSKIISSVLFHHNGRVDSFYLELRPQNADLLVDKNVSLSQWLSLFSRTCPRKIALINWAGEWSSLVIMPSYIFHCTELVKLKLKCFVLNAPPYDFKGFSCLKRLELLFMKFNNGIGILWSLIAKCPCLVFLRLEDCLGMDILDIDHASSLEKLIIRGTFDSLRLKKVPRLIDVSLCSTKSEMRDTKTTVATINSLAISYEVQCLAIQGKLSKFLATGGINKSLPLAFNHLDKLCLTDLTLADTDVFCFTVGMVQSCPFIKDLEISITSTTDAVQDKYEYPINDYKLGKLHKVKITGITRSNAELKLIEYVLAISLVLENLFFKCEKLDAASELRVLRQLIRLPRASAKAQFICLGE is encoded by the exons ATGCGTCCGAACCGATTCACCTTCCACTCCCTTGCTGAACGACTGTTTTGTACAGGAACAAAGGGCGACATTG CTCAAATAGCTTCGTCTGAGCCTCTTGAAAGTGTTGAAACAAACAACGATTTGATCAGTACCATGCCTGTTATTGTGACTGATAAAATCCTAAAACTAGTGCCGCTTACCATCACGGCAAAGACGAGTATACTCTCAAGAACATGGAGGCGTAATTGGTTATCTTGTCCATATCTCGTGTTTGATGGAGCTTTCTGGGATGGGTTTTCCAAGTTAGGTGATAGTGGTAAATGGCACAAAGGAAGTAAGATAATCAGCAGTGTACTCTTCCATCACAATGGACGCGTAGATAGTTTTTATCTTGAGCTCAGGCCACAAAATGCAGATCTACTAGTCGATAAAAACGTGAGTCTAAGCCAGTGGCTTTCCTTATTCTCAAGAACCTGTCCGAGAAAGATTGCTCTGATTAATTGGGCTGGAGAATGGTCGAGTCTTGTGATCATGCCTTCTTATATTTTCCACTGTACCGAGTTGGTGAAGCTTAAACTTAAGTGCTTTGTTCTAAATGCTCCTCCATATGACTTTAAAGGCTTTTCTTGTCTAAAGCGCCTTGAGCTGCTCTTCATGAAATTTAACAATGGCATTGGCATACTTTGGAGTTTGATTGCAAAGTGTCCCTGCCTTGTTTTTCTGAGGCTTGAGGATTGTCTTGGCATGGATATTCTTGATATTGATCATGCTTCGAGCCTTGAAAAGTTGATTATCAGAGGTACATTTGACTCTCTTCGTCTCAAGAAGGTCCCTCGTCTTATTGATGTGTCACTGTGTTCGACTAAATCAGAGATGAGGGACACTAAAACAACAGTAGCCACCATCAACAGTCTTGCTATCTCGTATGAAGTGCAATGCCTTGCAATTCAAGGTAAATTATCTAAG TTCTTGGCTACAGGTGGGATAAACAAATCACTTCCGTTAGCATTTAACCACCTGGATAAACTATGTCTGACGGACTTGACTTTAGCCGATACTGATGTATTTTGCTTCACTGTTGGCATGGTTCAAAGCTGCCCCTTCATCAAGGATCTTGAAATTTCT ATTACCTCAACCACCGATGCTGTTCAGGACAAGTATGAGTATCCCATAAATGACTATAAGTTGGGCAAGCTACATAAGGTGAAAATTACAGGTATTACAAGATCTAATGCAGAGCTGAAGTTGATCGAGTATGTGCTTGCTATATCACTGGTGCTCGAGAACTTGTTTTTCAAGTGTGAAAAACTCGATGCTGCTTCCGAGCTCAGGGTATTAAGACAGCTGATAAGGCTCCCGAGAGCATCAGCAAAGGCACAGTTTATTTGTTTGGGAGAATGA
- the LOC141648386 gene encoding F-box/FBD/LRR-repeat protein At1g13570-like isoform X7 produces the protein MPVIVTDKILKLVPLTITAKTSILSRTWRRNWLSCPYLVFDGAFWDGFSKLGDSGKWHKGSKIISSVLFHHNGRVDSFYLELRPQNADLLVDKNVSLSQWLSLFSRTCPRKIALINWAGEWSSLVIMPSYIFHCTELVKLKLKCFVLNAPPYDFKGFSCLKRLELLFMKFNNGIGILWSLIAKCPCLVFLRLEDCLGMDILDIDHASSLEKLIIRGTFDSLRLKKVPRLIDVSLCSTKSEMRDTKTTVATINSLAISYEVQCLAIQGKLSKFLATGGINKSLPLAFNHLDKLCLTDLTLADTDVFCFTVGMVQSCPFIKDLEISITSTTDAVQDKYEYPINDYKLGKLHKVKITGITRSNAELKLIEYVLAISLVLENLFFKCEKLDAASELRVLRQLIRLPRASAKAQFICLGE, from the exons ATGCCTGTTATTGTGACTGATAAAATCCTAAAACTAGTGCCGCTTACCATCACGGCAAAGACGAGTATACTCTCAAGAACATGGAGGCGTAATTGGTTATCTTGTCCATATCTCGTGTTTGATGGAGCTTTCTGGGATGGGTTTTCCAAGTTAGGTGATAGTGGTAAATGGCACAAAGGAAGTAAGATAATCAGCAGTGTACTCTTCCATCACAATGGACGCGTAGATAGTTTTTATCTTGAGCTCAGGCCACAAAATGCAGATCTACTAGTCGATAAAAACGTGAGTCTAAGCCAGTGGCTTTCCTTATTCTCAAGAACCTGTCCGAGAAAGATTGCTCTGATTAATTGGGCTGGAGAATGGTCGAGTCTTGTGATCATGCCTTCTTATATTTTCCACTGTACCGAGTTGGTGAAGCTTAAACTTAAGTGCTTTGTTCTAAATGCTCCTCCATATGACTTTAAAGGCTTTTCTTGTCTAAAGCGCCTTGAGCTGCTCTTCATGAAATTTAACAATGGCATTGGCATACTTTGGAGTTTGATTGCAAAGTGTCCCTGCCTTGTTTTTCTGAGGCTTGAGGATTGTCTTGGCATGGATATTCTTGATATTGATCATGCTTCGAGCCTTGAAAAGTTGATTATCAGAGGTACATTTGACTCTCTTCGTCTCAAGAAGGTCCCTCGTCTTATTGATGTGTCACTGTGTTCGACTAAATCAGAGATGAGGGACACTAAAACAACAGTAGCCACCATCAACAGTCTTGCTATCTCGTATGAAGTGCAATGCCTTGCAATTCAAGGTAAATTATCTAAG TTCTTGGCTACAGGTGGGATAAACAAATCACTTCCGTTAGCATTTAACCACCTGGATAAACTATGTCTGACGGACTTGACTTTAGCCGATACTGATGTATTTTGCTTCACTGTTGGCATGGTTCAAAGCTGCCCCTTCATCAAGGATCTTGAAATTTCT ATTACCTCAACCACCGATGCTGTTCAGGACAAGTATGAGTATCCCATAAATGACTATAAGTTGGGCAAGCTACATAAGGTGAAAATTACAGGTATTACAAGATCTAATGCAGAGCTGAAGTTGATCGAGTATGTGCTTGCTATATCACTGGTGCTCGAGAACTTGTTTTTCAAGTGTGAAAAACTCGATGCTGCTTCCGAGCTCAGGGTATTAAGACAGCTGATAAGGCTCCCGAGAGCATCAGCAAAGGCACAGTTTATTTGTTTGGGAGAATGA
- the LOC141648386 gene encoding F-box/FBD/LRR-repeat protein At1g13570-like isoform X2 produces the protein MNFHSLQHIFLTTITLFNILFTLLSVRLNRFTFHSLAEGPFLKGTKGDIAQMASSESLESVETYNDLISTMPVIVTDKILKLVPLTIAAKTSILSRTWRRNWLSCPYLAFDKAFWDGFSKVDDSVKWHKGSNIISNVLFHHNGRVDSFYLELMPKNADLLVAKNASLSQRLSLFSRTCPRKIVLFNCTGKWSNLVIMPSYIFHCNELVKLKLQCFVLNAPPFDFKGFPHLKLLELYSIKFNNGIDMLWSLIAKCPCLAFLWLEHCLGMDILDIDASSLKQLVIIGRFGSLRLKNVPRLTGVLLRSTKSEMSDTETAVASINSLASSCELQCLVIEGNLSKFLAAGGINKSLPVAFNHLDKLCLTDLILTDTDVFCFTLGMVQSCPFIKDLEISIISTTDGVQDKYEYHIDDYKLGRLHKVKITGITGTNAELKLIEYVLAISVVLENLFFKCEKLDAVSELRVLRQLIRLPRASTKAQFVCLGE, from the exons ATGAATTTTCACTCTCTTCAACACATTTTTTTGACAACAATCACTCTCTTCAACATATTATTTACTCTTTTATCAGTGCGTCTGAACCGATTCACATTCCACTCCCTTGCTGAAGGACCGTTTCTTAAAGGAACAAAGGGCGACATTG CTCAAATGGCTTCGTCTGAGTCTCTTGAAAGTGTTGAAACATACAACGATTTGATCAGTACCATGCCTGTGATTGTGACTGATAAAATCCTAAAACTAGTGCCGCTTACCATAGCGGCAAAGACCAGTATACTCTCAAGAACATGGAGGCGTAATTGGTTATCTTGTCCATATCTTGCGTTTGATAAAGCTTTTTGGGATGGGTTTTCCAAGGTTGATGATAGTGTTAAATGGCACAAGGGAAGTAACATAATCAGCAACGTACTCTTCCATCACAATGGACGTGTAGATAGTTTTTATCTTGAGCTCATGCCAAAAAATGCAGATCTACTAGTCGCTAAGAACGCGAGTCTAAGCCAGCGGCTTTCTTTATTCTCAAGAACCTGTCCGAGAAAGATTGTTCTGTTTAATTGCACTGGAAAATGGTCTAATCTTGTGATCATGCCTTCTTACATTTTCCACTGCAACGAATTGGTGAAGCTTAAACTTCAGTGCTTTGTTCTAAATGCTCCTCCATTTGACTTTAAGGGCTTTCCTCACCTAAAGCTCCTCGAGCTGTACTCCATAAAATTTAACAATGGCATTGACATGCTTTGGAGTTTGATTGCAAAGTGTCCTTGCCTCGCTTTTCTGTGGCTTGAGCATTGTCTTGGCATGGATATTCTTGATATTGACGCTTCGAGCCTTAAACAGTTGGTTATCATAGGTAGATTTGGCTCTCTTCGGCTCAAGAATGTCCCTCGTCTTACTGGGGTGTTACTACGTTCGACTAAATCGGAGATGAGTGACACTGAAACAGCAGTAGCCTCCATCAACAGTCTTGCTAGCTCGTGTGAACTGCAATGCCTTGTAATTGAAGGTAACTTATCAAAG TTCTTGGCTGCAGGTGGGATAAACAAATCACTTCCGGTGGCATTTAACCACCTGGATAAACTATGTCTGACGGATCTGATTTTAACTGATACTGATGTATTTTGCTTCACTCTCGGTATGGTTCAAAGCTGCCCCTTCATCAAGGATCTTGAAATTTCT ATTATCTCAACCACTGATGGTGTTCAGGACAAGTATGAGTATCACATAGACGACTATAAGTTGGGCAGGCTACATAAGGTGAAAATTACAGGTATTACAGGAACTAATGCGGAGCTGAAATTGATCGAGTATGTGCTTGCTATTTCGGTGGTGCTTGAGAACTTGTTTTTCAAGTGTGAAAAACTCGATGCTGTTTCCGAGCTTAGGGTATTACGACAGCTGATAAGGCTCCCAAGAGCATCAACAAAGGCACAATTCGTTTGTTTAGGAGAATGA
- the LOC141648386 gene encoding F-box/FBD/LRR-repeat protein At1g13570-like isoform X5 produces the protein MASSESLESVETYNDLISTMPVIVTDKILKLVPLTIAAKTSILSRTWRRNWLSCPYLAFDKAFWDGFSKVDDSVKWHKGSNIISNVLFHHNGRVDSFYLELMPKNADLLVAKNASLSQRLSLFSRTCPRKIVLFNCTGKWSNLVIMPSYIFHCNELVKLKLQCFVLNAPPFDFKGFPHLKLLELYSIKFNNGIDMLWSLIAKCPCLAFLWLEHCLGMDILDIDASSLKQLVIIGRFGSLRLKNVPRLTGVLLRSTKSEMSDTETAVASINSLASSCELQCLVIEGNLSKFLAAGGINKSLPVAFNHLNILRLTGVILADTDVFRFTVGMVQSCPFIEYLEISSPVLKDMRDWESNLENLNKSVSFIKDMLLDADTKPELSHGEQRWVDELNEVLYEADDLFDEVITIAKQKELNAPGAKFSKKVLDKVKWLFPSLLKQMMMI, from the exons ATGGCTTCGTCTGAGTCTCTTGAAAGTGTTGAAACATACAACGATTTGATCAGTACCATGCCTGTGATTGTGACTGATAAAATCCTAAAACTAGTGCCGCTTACCATAGCGGCAAAGACCAGTATACTCTCAAGAACATGGAGGCGTAATTGGTTATCTTGTCCATATCTTGCGTTTGATAAAGCTTTTTGGGATGGGTTTTCCAAGGTTGATGATAGTGTTAAATGGCACAAGGGAAGTAACATAATCAGCAACGTACTCTTCCATCACAATGGACGTGTAGATAGTTTTTATCTTGAGCTCATGCCAAAAAATGCAGATCTACTAGTCGCTAAGAACGCGAGTCTAAGCCAGCGGCTTTCTTTATTCTCAAGAACCTGTCCGAGAAAGATTGTTCTGTTTAATTGCACTGGAAAATGGTCTAATCTTGTGATCATGCCTTCTTACATTTTCCACTGCAACGAATTGGTGAAGCTTAAACTTCAGTGCTTTGTTCTAAATGCTCCTCCATTTGACTTTAAGGGCTTTCCTCACCTAAAGCTCCTCGAGCTGTACTCCATAAAATTTAACAATGGCATTGACATGCTTTGGAGTTTGATTGCAAAGTGTCCTTGCCTCGCTTTTCTGTGGCTTGAGCATTGTCTTGGCATGGATATTCTTGATATTGACGCTTCGAGCCTTAAACAGTTGGTTATCATAGGTAGATTTGGCTCTCTTCGGCTCAAGAATGTCCCTCGTCTTACTGGGGTGTTACTACGTTCGACTAAATCGGAGATGAGTGACACTGAAACAGCAGTAGCCTCCATCAACAGTCTTGCTAGCTCGTGTGAACTGCAATGCCTTGTAATTGAAGGTAACTTATCAAAG TTTTTGGCTGCAGGTGGGATAAACAAATCACTTCCGGTAGCATTTAACCACCTGAATATACTACGTCTGACGGGCGTGATTTTAGCGGATACTGATGTATTTCGCTTCACTGTTGGCATGGTTCAAAGCTGCCCCTTCATCGAGTATCTTGAAATTTCA TCTCCTGTCCTCAAAGACATGAGGGACTGGGAATCCAATCTCGAAAACCTTAACAAATCCGTCTCCTTCATCAAGGACATGCTCCTCGATGCGGATACTAAACCCGAGCTCTCCCATGGAGAACAACGTTGGGTTGATGAGCTTAATGAAGTTCTTTACGAAGCAGATGATCTCTTTGACGAGGTCATCACTATCGCTAAGCAGAAGGAACTCAATGCTCCAGGTGCAAAGTTCTCCAAGAAGGTCTTAGATAAG GTCAAATGGCTTTTTCCGAGTCTGTTGAAACAAATGATGATGATTTGA
- the LOC141648386 gene encoding F-box/FBD/LRR-repeat protein At1g13570-like isoform X6, whose translation MAFSESVETNDDDLISSMPAIVTDKILKYLPIAIAAKASILSRTWRHTWLSCHYLAFDGAFWDGFCKLDDSIDWHKGSSIITNVLCHHNGSIQSILLELRPDNADLLVDKNVHLSRWLSLLSRTCPKKITLINWAGEWSNLVIMPSYIFHCTELMKLKLQCFVLNAPPFDFKGFPRLKRLELLFMKFNNGIDMLWSFIAKCPCLVFLRLENCLGMDTLDVDAPRLEKLIIRGTFDSLRLKKVPRLIDVSLGSTKAEMSDTETAVATINSLASSYELQCLAIEGNLSKFLAAGGINKSLPVAFNHLDKLCLTDLILTDTDVFCFTLGMVQSCPFIKDLEISIISTTDGVQDKYEYHIDDYKLGRLHKVKITGITGTNAELKLIEYVLAISVVLENLFFKCEKLDAVSELRVLRQLIRLPRASTKAQFVCLGE comes from the exons ATGGCTTTTTCCGAGTCTGTTGAAACAAATGATGATGATTTGATCAGCAGCATGCCTGCGATTGTCACTGATAAGATCCTCAAATACTTGCCGATTGCCATAGCGGCAAAGGCTAGTATACTCTCAAGAACATGGAGGCATACTTGGCTATCTTGTCATTATCTCGCATTTGATGGAGCATTCTGGGATGGGTTTTGCAAGTTAGATGATAGTATTGACTGGCACAAAGGAAGTAGCATTATCACTAATGTGCTCTGCCATCACAATGGAAGTATTCAAAGTATTCTTCTTGAGCTCAGGCCAGACAATGCAGATCTATTAGTCGATAAAAATGTGCATCTTAGCCGATGGCTGTCTTTACTCTCAAGAACTTGTCCGAAAAAGATCACTCTTATTAATTGGGCTGGAGAATGGTCTAATCTTGTGATCATGCCTTCTTACATTTTCCACTGCACGGAGTTGATGAAGCTTAAACTTCAGTGCTTTGTTCTTAATGCTCCTCCGTTTGACTTTAAGGGCTTTCCTCGTCTAAAGCGCCTTGAGCTTCTCTTCATGAAATTTAACAATGGCATCGACatgctttggagtttcattgcAAAGTGTCCCTGCCTGGTTTTTCTGAGGCTTGAGAATTGTCTTGGCATGGATACTCTTGATGTTGATGCTCCAAGGCTTGAAAAGTTGATTATCAGAGGAACATTTGACTCTCTTCGTCTCAAGAAGGTCCCTCGTCTTATTGATGTGTCACTAGGTTCAACTAAAGCAGAGATGAGTGACACTGAAACAGCAGTAGCCACCATCAACAGTCTTGCTAGCTCCTATGAACTGCAATGCCTTGCAATTGAAGGTAACTTGTCTAAG TTCTTGGCTGCAGGTGGGATAAACAAATCACTTCCGGTGGCATTTAACCACCTGGATAAACTATGTCTGACGGATCTGATTTTAACTGATACTGATGTATTTTGCTTCACTCTCGGTATGGTTCAAAGCTGCCCCTTCATCAAGGATCTTGAAATTTCT ATTATCTCAACCACTGATGGTGTTCAGGACAAGTATGAGTATCACATAGACGACTATAAGTTGGGCAGGCTACATAAGGTGAAAATTACAGGTATTACAGGAACTAATGCGGAGCTGAAATTGATCGAGTATGTGCTTGCTATTTCGGTGGTGCTTGAGAACTTGTTTTTCAAGTGTGAAAAACTCGATGCTGTTTCCGAGCTTAGGGTATTACGACAGCTGATAAGGCTCCCAAGAGCATCAACAAAGGCACAATTCGTTTGTTTAGGAGAATGA